The sequence AAATACAACCCGGGCCACCCAGAAGTGCCCTACGCCATGTTCCGTATTGGCGAAGCTTATTATGAACGCCTACCGCAAGATTGGTGGTTCTTGCCGCCCTCTGCAGAAAAAGATCAGCAAAGAGTCCACCAAGCCATCGACGCTTTTCGAGGCCTCATCAGCCGGTTTCCCCAAAGCGACATCGCCAAAAAAGCGAGTGAGCGGGTAGCAATCTGCCGCACACGCTTGGCTCAACACGAAATGTATGTGGCTGACTTTTACTTTAAACGTGACCGTTTTAAAGCTTCCGCCAAGCGAGCAGAAGGTATTCTTCAGAATTACCCCGGCCTCGGGCTCGACGCTCAAGCACTTTGGATTACCGGACAATCTCGCTTTGAGATTGGTGAATTCGAGGTGGCCAGCCTAGCTTTAGACCGATTGATCAAAGAGTTCCCA comes from Deltaproteobacteria bacterium and encodes:
- a CDS encoding outer membrane protein assembly factor BamD; translation: MYLRQIVTTLVLALLSFACAPNAKLAKLDPKSAEYKYEAALIALEDGMYPEAVKGFSDVKSKHPYTAFARLADLRISDVYFEQGKHDESIGSYRRFLKYNPGHPEVPYAMFRIGEAYYERLPQDWWFLPPSAEKDQQRVHQAIDAFRGLISRFPQSDIAKKASERVAICRTRLAQHEMYVADFYFKRDRFKASAKRAEGILQNYPGLGLDAQALWITGQSRFEIGEFEVASLALDRLIKEFPAFEEAEAASQTLQKIANQKPVKAEPEAP